A stretch of the Nicotiana tabacum cultivar K326 chromosome 6, ASM71507v2, whole genome shotgun sequence genome encodes the following:
- the LOC142181612 gene encoding uncharacterized protein LOC142181612 — translation MANDNGNQAVPMVTVNASTSRTSALAPAEKPGKFSGIDFKCWKQKMFFYLTTLCLQKFIKEDVPDLPDETPENESFLVIEAWKHSDFLCKNYILSGLDDNLCNVYSGVETSKELWNALEKKYKTEDVGMKKFVAAKFLDYKMVDNKSVITQVQELQVTIHDLLAEGLVINEVFQVAAIIEKLPPLWKDFKNYLKHK, via the exons ATGGCGAATGACAACGGAaatcaagctgttccgatggtgactgtcaacgcatcgacaagccgaacatcGGCTTtagcaccggcagaaaaacccggaaaattttccgggattgattttaAGTGCTGgaagcagaagatgttcttctacctgactacgttatgtctacagaagttcatcaaggaagatgttcctgatctgccagatgaaactccagagaatgaaagctttctcgtgattgaggcgtggaagcattctgattttttgtgcaagaattatattcttagcggactggatgataatctgtgtaatgtatacagtggcgtggagacatcaaaagaattgtggaatgcgcttgagaagaaatacaaaactgaagatgtcgggatgaagaaattcgtcgctgcaaaatttttggactacaaaatggtagataacaagtctgttattacccaagtccaggaattgcaagtaactattcatgatctacttgctgaag gtcttgtcatcaatgaagtattccaagtagcagcaataattgagaagttgcctccattgtggaaggacttcaaaaattatttgaaacacaaatga